A part of Thermus sp. LT1-2-5 genomic DNA contains:
- the atpD gene encoding V-type ATP synthase subunit D produces the protein MSQVSPTRMNLLQRRGQLRLAQKGVDLLKKKRDALVAEFFGLVREALEARKALNQAAQEAYSALLLAQAFDGPESVAAASLGVPPLEGVEAEVENVWGSKVPRLKATFPDKAVLSPVGTPAYTLEAARAFRRYAEALVQVANTETRLKKIGEEIKKTTRRVNALEQVVIPGIRSQIRFIQQVLEQREREDTFRLKRIKGKIEAREAEAEGARPNPQLEIGAGL, from the coding sequence ATGAGCCAGGTCAGCCCCACCCGGATGAACCTTCTGCAAAGGCGGGGGCAGCTCCGCCTGGCGCAGAAGGGGGTGGACCTTCTGAAGAAGAAGCGGGACGCCCTGGTGGCGGAGTTCTTCGGCCTGGTGCGGGAGGCCTTGGAGGCCAGGAAGGCCCTGAACCAGGCGGCCCAGGAGGCCTATTCCGCCCTCCTCCTGGCCCAGGCCTTTGACGGGCCCGAGAGCGTGGCCGCCGCTAGCCTCGGGGTTCCACCCCTGGAGGGGGTGGAGGCGGAGGTGGAAAACGTCTGGGGGAGCAAGGTGCCCAGGCTCAAGGCCACCTTCCCCGACAAGGCGGTGCTTTCCCCCGTGGGCACCCCCGCCTACACCCTCGAGGCCGCCCGCGCCTTCCGCCGCTACGCCGAGGCCCTGGTCCAGGTGGCCAACACGGAAACCCGTCTGAAGAAGATCGGCGAGGAGATCAAGAAGACCACGCGGCGGGTGAACGCCCTGGAGCAGGTGGTGATCCCCGGCATCCGCTCCCAGATCCGCTTCATCCAGCAGGTGCTGGAGCAACGGGAACGGGAGGACACCTTCCGCCTCAAGCGCATCAAGGGCAAGATCGAAGCCCGGGAGGCGGAGGCCGAGGGCGCCCGACCTAACCCTCAGCTGGAGATCGGGGCCGGCCTCTAG
- the acnA gene encoding aconitate hydratase AcnA, protein MKDSFKTLKTLATRSGTYGYHDLTELERQGVAEVSRLPFSIRVMLESLLRNEDGYQVTREDIEALARWQPEPGEVNVPLKLARVILQDFTGVPAVVDLAAMRDAVAKRGGDPKRINPVVPADLVIDHSVQVDAFGTAYAFFYNVEKEYERNRERYLLLKWGQEALENFRVVPPGTGIVHQVNLEYLAKVVMTEKRDGLTLAFPDSLVGTDSHTTMVNGLGVLGWGVGGIEAEAVMLGQPYYMLAPKVVGFKLYGELPEGATATDLVLTITEILRKHGVVGKFVEFYGPGVSKLPLADRATIANMAPEYGATMGFFPVDEETLNYLRLTGRPEALIELVEAYTRAVGLFRTPEAEERIRYSEYLELDLSTVEPSLAGPKRPQDRVPLKEVKGSFLAHLTKPVKERGFGLSQDQLGKRVLVKRQDEEFELAHGSVVIAAITSCTNTSNPSVMLGAGLLAKKAVEAGLDTKPWVKTSLAPGSKVVTDYLENSGLLPFLEALRFHVVGYGCTTCIGNSGPLPEDIAKAVEEGDLVVAAVLSGNRNFEGRINPHVKANYLASPMLVVAYALAGRMDIDFTTEPLGYDPNGKPVYLKDIWPSMEEIQEAIRKTLDPELFKKEYSRVFEGDERWQALPAPTGELYRWDPESTYIQNPPFFEELGKGQVGDIRGARVLLVLGDSVTTDHISPAGAIPVKSPAGQYLISKGVKPEDFNSYGARRGNHEVMMRGTFANIRIKNLMLDGIEGGYAKKLPEGDVDFVYNVAMRYKAEGTPLLVIAGKEYGTGSSRDWAAKGTYLLGIKAVLAESFERIHRSNLVGMGVLPLEFLPGQNRETLGLTGYEVYDILGLEDLKPRKLVEIVARKEDGSEVRFQALARLDTPVEVDYYRNGGILQTVLLHLLQEAKAE, encoded by the coding sequence ATGAAGGATAGCTTCAAGACCCTGAAGACCCTAGCAACCCGAAGCGGCACTTACGGCTACCACGACCTCACGGAACTGGAGCGGCAGGGGGTGGCGGAGGTAAGCCGCCTGCCCTTCTCCATCCGGGTGATGCTGGAAAGCCTCCTACGGAACGAGGACGGCTACCAGGTGACCCGGGAAGACATAGAGGCCTTGGCCCGCTGGCAACCCGAGCCCGGGGAGGTCAACGTGCCCCTGAAGCTGGCCCGGGTGATCCTCCAGGACTTCACCGGGGTGCCGGCGGTGGTGGACCTGGCGGCCATGCGGGACGCCGTGGCCAAGCGGGGCGGGGACCCCAAGCGCATCAACCCCGTGGTGCCCGCCGACCTGGTCATCGACCACTCGGTGCAGGTGGACGCTTTCGGCACCGCCTACGCCTTCTTCTACAACGTGGAGAAGGAGTACGAGCGCAACCGGGAGCGCTACCTCCTCCTCAAGTGGGGCCAGGAGGCCTTGGAAAACTTCCGGGTGGTGCCCCCGGGCACGGGCATCGTCCACCAGGTGAACCTGGAGTACCTGGCCAAGGTGGTGATGACGGAGAAGCGGGATGGCCTCACCCTGGCCTTCCCCGACAGCCTGGTGGGCACGGACAGCCACACCACCATGGTGAACGGCCTAGGCGTCTTGGGCTGGGGGGTGGGGGGCATCGAGGCCGAGGCGGTGATGCTGGGGCAGCCCTACTACATGCTGGCCCCCAAGGTGGTGGGCTTCAAGCTCTACGGGGAGCTTCCCGAAGGGGCCACGGCCACGGACCTGGTCCTCACCATTACCGAGATCCTGCGCAAGCACGGGGTGGTGGGGAAGTTCGTGGAGTTCTACGGTCCTGGTGTGTCCAAGCTCCCCCTGGCGGACCGGGCCACCATCGCCAACATGGCCCCCGAGTACGGGGCCACCATGGGCTTCTTCCCCGTGGACGAGGAAACCCTGAATTACCTCCGCCTCACCGGCCGCCCCGAGGCGCTCATCGAGCTGGTGGAGGCCTACACCCGAGCGGTGGGCCTCTTCCGCACCCCCGAGGCCGAGGAGCGGATCCGCTACTCCGAGTACCTGGAGCTGGACCTCTCCACGGTGGAGCCCTCCTTGGCCGGCCCCAAGCGCCCCCAGGACCGGGTGCCCCTCAAGGAGGTGAAGGGGAGCTTCCTGGCCCACCTCACCAAGCCGGTGAAGGAGCGGGGCTTCGGCCTTTCCCAGGACCAGCTGGGGAAGCGGGTTCTGGTCAAGCGGCAGGACGAGGAGTTTGAGCTCGCCCACGGGTCCGTGGTCATCGCCGCCATCACGAGCTGCACCAACACCTCCAACCCTTCGGTGATGCTGGGGGCGGGGCTTCTGGCCAAGAAGGCGGTGGAGGCGGGGCTGGACACCAAGCCTTGGGTCAAGACCTCCTTGGCCCCCGGCTCCAAGGTGGTGACGGACTATCTGGAAAATAGCGGGCTTCTGCCCTTCCTCGAGGCCCTCCGCTTCCACGTGGTGGGCTACGGGTGCACCACCTGCATCGGGAACTCCGGTCCCCTCCCGGAGGACATCGCCAAGGCGGTGGAGGAGGGGGACCTGGTGGTGGCCGCCGTCCTCTCCGGCAACCGCAACTTTGAAGGGCGCATTAACCCCCACGTGAAGGCCAACTACCTGGCTAGCCCCATGCTGGTGGTGGCCTACGCCCTGGCCGGGCGCATGGACATCGACTTCACCACGGAGCCCCTGGGCTACGACCCCAACGGCAAACCCGTCTACCTCAAGGACATCTGGCCTTCCATGGAGGAAATCCAGGAGGCCATCCGGAAGACCCTGGACCCCGAGCTCTTCAAGAAGGAGTACAGCAGGGTGTTCGAAGGGGACGAGCGCTGGCAAGCCCTCCCCGCCCCCACGGGGGAGCTCTACCGCTGGGACCCCGAGAGCACCTACATCCAAAACCCGCCCTTCTTCGAAGAGCTGGGGAAGGGGCAGGTGGGGGATATCCGGGGGGCCCGGGTCCTCCTGGTCCTGGGCGACTCCGTGACCACGGACCACATCTCCCCCGCCGGGGCCATCCCGGTGAAAAGCCCCGCCGGCCAGTACCTCATCAGCAAAGGGGTGAAGCCCGAGGACTTCAACTCCTACGGCGCCCGCCGCGGCAACCACGAGGTGATGATGCGGGGCACTTTCGCCAACATCCGCATCAAGAACCTCATGCTGGACGGGATCGAGGGGGGCTACGCCAAGAAGCTCCCCGAAGGGGATGTGGACTTCGTGTACAACGTGGCCATGCGCTACAAGGCGGAGGGCACGCCCCTTTTGGTCATCGCCGGGAAGGAGTACGGCACCGGCTCCAGCCGCGACTGGGCCGCCAAGGGCACCTACCTCCTCGGGATCAAGGCGGTGCTGGCGGAAAGCTTTGAGCGGATCCACCGCTCCAACCTGGTGGGGATGGGGGTCCTGCCCTTGGAGTTCCTCCCCGGGCAAAACCGGGAAACCCTGGGCCTCACCGGGTACGAGGTTTACGATATCCTGGGCCTCGAGGACCTCAAGCCCAGGAAGCTGGTGGAGATCGTGGCCCGCAAAGAGGATGGGAGCGAGGTCCGCTTCCAGGCCCTCGCCCGCCTGGACACCCCCGTGGAGGTGGACTACTACAGGAACGGGGGCATCCTGCAGACGGTGCTCCTCCACCTCCTTCAGGAGGCCAAGGCGGAGTAA
- a CDS encoding carboxymuconolactone decarboxylase family protein, whose translation MERTHEKVLQAMRENLGEGLPEAIPLLAEKAPGLLLEHGRSWTFAMPEKGALDEKTRTLILLGIALATGASPCVKAMAHRAKRLGVSQEELLETLKIARQAQANAVLDHAAPLLQVL comes from the coding sequence ATGGAACGCACCCACGAGAAGGTTCTACAGGCCATGCGGGAAAACCTAGGGGAGGGCCTCCCTGAGGCTATCCCCCTCCTGGCGGAAAAGGCCCCGGGGCTTCTTTTGGAACACGGGCGGAGCTGGACCTTCGCCATGCCGGAAAAGGGGGCGCTGGACGAGAAGACCCGCACCCTGATCCTCCTCGGCATCGCCCTGGCCACGGGGGCTTCCCCGTGCGTGAAGGCCATGGCCCACCGGGCCAAGCGGCTGGGGGTTTCCCAGGAAGAGCTCTTGGAAACCCTCAAGATCGCCCGCCAAGCCCAGGCCAACGCCGTCTTGGACCACGCCGCACCCCTTTTGCAGGTGTTATAG
- a CDS encoding alpha/beta hydrolase: MDMKRLLLLFLLAATLLAAGVVGLSFYFLRPLRAEPWVREALTRTGLGVKEAPYGLELTPQNPKALLAFYPGARVEPLAYAPVLAPVAQAGYLVVLLKVPSGIALLAKERALEAKAAHPGLPLVVGGHSLGGVAAAELAAREKLPLLLFASYPEADLSGEDLPTLALFGTEDGLLSPQEARERTKKLPKRARVVFVEGLNHAGFGAYGAQRGDRPATRPREVLWQEIAQEVLLFLESLGWDTPPPPQALR, from the coding sequence ATGGACATGAAGCGCCTTCTCCTCCTCTTCCTCCTCGCCGCCACCCTCCTAGCGGCGGGGGTGGTGGGCCTGAGCTTCTACTTCCTGCGGCCCCTCAGGGCCGAGCCCTGGGTGCGGGAGGCCCTCACGCGCACGGGCCTTGGGGTGAAGGAAGCCCCGTACGGCCTGGAGCTCACCCCCCAAAACCCAAAGGCCCTCCTGGCCTTCTACCCCGGGGCCCGGGTGGAGCCCCTGGCCTACGCTCCCGTCCTCGCCCCCGTGGCCCAGGCGGGGTATCTGGTGGTCCTCCTCAAGGTGCCTTCCGGGATCGCCCTCCTGGCCAAGGAGCGGGCCCTCGAGGCCAAGGCCGCCCACCCGGGCCTCCCCCTGGTGGTGGGGGGACACAGCCTGGGCGGGGTGGCGGCGGCGGAGCTGGCCGCCCGGGAGAAGCTTCCCCTGCTCCTCTTCGCCAGCTACCCCGAGGCCGACCTCTCCGGGGAAGACCTCCCCACCCTCGCCCTCTTCGGCACGGAGGATGGCCTCCTCTCCCCCCAGGAGGCCCGGGAACGGACCAAGAAGCTTCCCAAGCGCGCCCGGGTGGTCTTCGTGGAGGGGCTGAACCATGCGGGCTTCGGCGCCTACGGGGCCCAACGGGGGGACAGGCCCGCCACCCGGCCCCGGGAAGTCCTGTGGCAAGAGATCGCCCAGGAGGTCCTCCTCTTCCTGGAAAGCCTCGGGTGGGACACCCCTCCCCCGCCCCAGGCCCTACGCTGA
- a CDS encoding efflux RND transporter permease subunit codes for MRENPLVAFFVERFVFATAIFVGLVLVGLLLGLGLGVELLPRFSVPVVAVSTSYPGAGPEEVAEQVSKPLEDALSTLSGVDTIGSSSTEGFSLVFVQFQQGVDVDRAAVEVSQKVAAARGQLPRDASAPVVQKFDPSASPILYIALEAPGEDLSQVLRYAERTLKPKLQLVPGVADIRLTGAPKRAIRVYLDPDRLGTLGVSPLQVVQALSTSALNLPLGSLTEGEKRLVYTLRNTPATAEEVANLLLDANRGLRVRDVARVAEESDAPTTLNRLNGRPAVLLAVVKTPDANAVAVADGVKEALQETSLPQGYRAEVALDTTRFIRAAVQDTVREAFLAALAVSLVVLVFLGKLNSVFSVILAIPITLSGAILLFGVLGFTYNLISLLALTVAVGIVVDDSIVVAENIDRYRRMGYGLKEAVLKGASEVSVAVAAATLSLLAVFLPISFLPGIIGQIFQQFGLGMAAAIAVSWLEALLFLTVRLAYFPDPEPPSLKEAFAALGQLPRDLAWAYRRGYRGAVGLLLGLLFALLLFRQGPLFLLLLPLYPALLGLIRYLGRFLLDLFGASARGLHTAAEAGLERLTQAYVRGLRSALARPGLVLGLAALAFLSIFPLLPRIPFNFTPRSDTGVLTATLLLPKDTPLSVSDRAARALEAYFLAHPAVARVVTTVGASATGGAQVGDASRVQLQIVLKPKHEREDIFTLTDVFNREGKARLRDFPGADLRVLAQTGPEAGDADLQFFLVSPDRALLEARAQAIVDLIAQKPYVLNVKSTLEATQRERVFLPDPARLSGTGLTPQDVAQTLRLYLSGTQAATARRGGEEFPIVVQMDPLRLGGESDLLSLPVYAPALQAFLPLSSLGSFQERPGPTLISRRNQAYAAGININLRPEAPGSFQIQQELTQELKEKGLLGDGVELTATGLGSFTGELARLAPLAFLLALVLNYLVIASQFNAWRYPLYLLLPVPLALVGAFWLTYLLGTGLDVISVLGVVMLIGLVTKNAILLLDFAVKRMREMPLKEALVEAARLRLRPILMTTLTVLIISLPLLLGTGEGAEYRKPLGVIILGGLLSSTLLTLFVVPAAFYTFEGRRAKAPVLR; via the coding sequence GTGAGGGAAAACCCCCTGGTGGCCTTCTTCGTGGAGCGCTTCGTCTTCGCCACCGCCATCTTCGTGGGGCTTGTGCTGGTGGGGCTTCTTCTGGGGCTTGGCCTGGGGGTAGAGCTCCTGCCCCGCTTCAGCGTGCCGGTGGTGGCGGTCTCCACCTCTTACCCCGGGGCCGGACCGGAGGAGGTGGCGGAGCAGGTTTCCAAGCCCCTGGAGGACGCCCTTTCCACCCTAAGCGGGGTGGACACCATCGGCTCCAGCTCCACCGAGGGGTTTAGCCTGGTCTTCGTCCAGTTTCAGCAGGGGGTGGACGTGGACCGGGCGGCGGTGGAGGTGAGCCAGAAGGTGGCGGCCGCCCGGGGGCAGCTTCCCCGGGACGCCTCGGCCCCCGTGGTGCAGAAGTTCGACCCCTCGGCGAGCCCCATCCTCTACATCGCCCTCGAGGCCCCCGGGGAAGACCTCTCCCAGGTCCTCCGCTACGCCGAGCGCACCCTCAAGCCCAAGCTCCAGCTGGTGCCCGGGGTGGCGGATATCCGCCTCACCGGGGCCCCCAAACGGGCCATCCGCGTCTATCTGGACCCAGACCGCCTGGGGACCCTTGGGGTTTCTCCCCTCCAGGTGGTGCAGGCCCTCTCCACCTCCGCCCTAAACCTCCCCTTAGGAAGCCTCACCGAAGGGGAAAAACGCCTGGTCTACACCCTAAGGAACACCCCCGCCACGGCGGAAGAGGTGGCGAACCTGCTCCTGGACGCAAACCGGGGCCTAAGGGTTCGGGACGTGGCCCGGGTGGCCGAGGAAAGCGACGCCCCCACCACCCTCAACCGCCTGAACGGCCGCCCCGCCGTCCTCCTGGCGGTGGTAAAGACCCCCGACGCCAACGCCGTGGCCGTGGCGGATGGGGTAAAAGAGGCCCTCCAGGAAACCTCCTTGCCCCAGGGCTACCGGGCGGAGGTGGCCCTGGACACCACCCGCTTCATCCGGGCAGCGGTACAGGACACGGTGCGGGAGGCCTTTTTGGCCGCCTTGGCCGTGTCCTTGGTGGTCCTCGTCTTCCTGGGGAAGCTCAACTCGGTCTTTTCCGTGATCCTGGCCATCCCCATCACCCTGTCGGGGGCCATCCTGCTCTTTGGGGTCTTGGGCTTCACCTACAACCTCATCAGCCTCCTCGCCCTCACCGTGGCGGTGGGCATCGTGGTGGACGACTCCATCGTGGTGGCGGAAAACATCGACCGCTACCGCAGGATGGGCTATGGCCTTAAGGAGGCGGTGCTCAAGGGGGCGAGCGAGGTGAGCGTGGCGGTGGCGGCGGCCACCCTAAGCCTCCTGGCCGTCTTCTTGCCCATCAGCTTCCTTCCCGGGATCATTGGCCAGATCTTCCAACAGTTCGGCCTGGGCATGGCAGCGGCCATCGCCGTGAGCTGGTTGGAAGCCCTCCTTTTCCTCACCGTGCGCCTGGCCTACTTCCCCGACCCCGAGCCCCCGAGCCTGAAGGAGGCCTTCGCGGCGTTAGGGCAGCTTCCCAGGGACCTCGCCTGGGCCTACCGGCGGGGATACCGGGGGGCGGTGGGGCTCCTTCTGGGCCTGCTTTTCGCCCTCCTCCTCTTCCGCCAAGGCCCCCTGTTTCTCCTCCTGCTTCCCCTCTACCCTGCCCTCTTGGGCCTTATTCGCTACCTGGGCCGCTTCCTCCTGGACCTCTTTGGGGCCTCGGCCCGGGGGCTCCACACCGCCGCCGAGGCAGGGCTAGAGCGCCTCACCCAGGCCTACGTCCGGGGCCTAAGGAGCGCCCTCGCCCGCCCCGGCCTGGTCCTGGGGCTTGCCGCTTTGGCCTTCCTTTCCATCTTCCCCCTCCTACCCCGCATCCCCTTCAACTTCACCCCCCGCTCCGACACCGGGGTCCTCACCGCCACCCTCCTCTTGCCCAAGGACACCCCCCTTTCCGTTTCCGACCGGGCGGCGCGGGCCCTAGAGGCCTACTTCCTCGCCCACCCCGCCGTGGCCCGGGTGGTGACCACCGTGGGGGCAAGCGCCACGGGGGGAGCTCAGGTGGGGGACGCTTCCCGGGTACAGCTTCAGATCGTCCTCAAACCCAAGCACGAGCGGGAAGATATCTTTACCCTCACCGATGTCTTCAACCGGGAGGGGAAGGCCCGGCTTCGGGACTTCCCCGGGGCCGACCTCCGCGTCCTGGCCCAGACGGGCCCCGAGGCGGGGGACGCCGACCTCCAGTTCTTCCTGGTGAGCCCGGACCGCGCCCTCCTGGAGGCCCGGGCCCAGGCCATCGTGGACCTCATCGCCCAAAAGCCCTACGTGCTGAACGTGAAGAGCACCCTCGAGGCCACCCAGCGGGAACGGGTCTTCCTCCCAGACCCGGCGCGGCTTTCCGGCACCGGCCTCACCCCTCAGGACGTGGCCCAAACCCTCCGCCTCTACCTTTCGGGCACCCAAGCGGCCACGGCCCGCCGGGGCGGGGAGGAGTTCCCCATCGTGGTGCAGATGGACCCCTTGCGCCTAGGCGGGGAAAGCGACCTCCTCTCCCTACCCGTCTACGCCCCCGCCCTGCAGGCCTTCCTGCCCCTTTCCAGCCTGGGGAGCTTCCAGGAGCGGCCCGGGCCCACCCTCATCTCAAGGCGCAACCAGGCCTACGCCGCCGGCATCAACATCAACCTCCGCCCCGAGGCCCCAGGGAGCTTCCAAATCCAGCAGGAACTCACCCAGGAGCTCAAGGAAAAAGGGCTTTTGGGGGACGGGGTGGAGCTCACCGCCACCGGCCTGGGGAGCTTCACCGGGGAGCTTGCCCGCCTGGCTCCCTTGGCCTTCCTCCTGGCCCTGGTCCTCAACTACCTGGTCATCGCCAGCCAGTTCAACGCCTGGCGCTACCCCTTGTACCTCCTCCTCCCCGTGCCCCTGGCCCTGGTGGGGGCCTTCTGGCTCACCTACCTCCTGGGCACTGGCCTGGACGTGATCAGCGTCTTGGGGGTGGTGATGCTCATCGGTCTCGTCACCAAAAACGCCATCCTCCTCCTGGACTTCGCCGTGAAGCGCATGCGGGAGATGCCCCTCAAGGAAGCCCTGGTGGAAGCGGCCCGGCTCCGGCTTCGGCCCATCCTCATGACCACCCTCACCGTGCTCATCATCAGCCTTCCCCTCCTCCTGGGCACCGGGGAAGGGGCGGAGTACCGCAAGCCCTTAGGGGTGATCATCCTGGGCGGGCTCCTTTCCTCCACCCTCCTCACCCTCTTCGTGGTGCCCGCCGCCTTCTACACCTTTGAGGGGAGGCGGGCCAAAGCCCCCGTTCTGAGGTAG
- a CDS encoding HlyD family efflux transporter periplasmic adaptor subunit — protein sequence MKRPWLLLLPLLLAACAPKKAEAPKPEAQGPLKVEVRVVAAQRGVLERENRVSATLQAERDSLVAAGASGRVVRTLPAGSRVGAGEGVVFLDPAPFQEALEAARLNLKQAEANLERARNQLQGNRLALLAQLQAAEAQFQAARRRYEEGKALLEAGALAPLDLKALEANLHQAQSAYENAKEALSRLDRAEDIRLLELQVEAARLQVRQAERNLRESVVRAPFPGEVVEVFVKEGEFVGTGSRAFRLATTDRLLAKLYLPPEKAQALTPETLFTLRQNGKVAEARLLRKTDLPGQTRLVEVVLKPLSPLLPGPAEARYRERVAEGLLLPAGAVRAEAGEAVVYLLEGDKVGQRPVRLLAQEGGKAVVEGLPEGARVIYPVPEGLRDGDPVEVVP from the coding sequence ATGAAGCGCCCTTGGCTTCTTCTCCTTCCCCTACTCCTCGCCGCCTGCGCGCCCAAAAAGGCCGAGGCCCCCAAGCCCGAGGCGCAAGGCCCTCTAAAGGTAGAGGTGCGGGTGGTGGCAGCCCAGCGGGGGGTTCTGGAGCGGGAAAACAGGGTCTCCGCCACCTTGCAGGCGGAAAGGGACAGCCTGGTGGCCGCCGGGGCCTCAGGACGGGTGGTGCGCACCCTGCCGGCGGGAAGCCGGGTGGGGGCCGGGGAAGGGGTGGTCTTCTTGGACCCGGCGCCCTTTCAAGAGGCCCTGGAGGCGGCGAGGCTTAACCTCAAGCAGGCGGAGGCCAACCTGGAGCGGGCGCGAAACCAGCTTCAGGGCAACCGCCTCGCCCTCTTGGCCCAGCTCCAGGCGGCGGAGGCCCAGTTCCAGGCGGCGAGGCGGCGCTACGAGGAAGGCAAGGCCCTCCTGGAAGCGGGCGCCCTCGCCCCCTTGGACCTCAAGGCCTTGGAGGCCAACCTCCACCAGGCCCAAAGCGCCTACGAAAACGCCAAGGAGGCCCTTTCCCGTCTGGATAGGGCCGAGGACATCCGCCTCTTGGAGCTCCAGGTGGAGGCGGCCCGGCTCCAGGTGCGCCAGGCGGAGCGAAACCTTAGGGAAAGCGTGGTCCGGGCCCCCTTCCCCGGGGAGGTGGTGGAGGTCTTCGTGAAGGAAGGCGAGTTTGTGGGCACGGGAAGCCGGGCCTTCCGCCTGGCCACCACAGACCGGCTCCTGGCCAAGCTCTACCTCCCCCCAGAAAAAGCCCAGGCCCTCACCCCGGAAACCCTCTTCACCCTCAGGCAAAACGGCAAGGTGGCGGAGGCTAGACTCCTGCGCAAGACGGACCTTCCTGGCCAGACCCGACTCGTGGAGGTGGTGCTCAAGCCCCTCTCCCCCCTCCTCCCCGGGCCGGCGGAGGCGCGCTACCGGGAAAGGGTGGCGGAGGGCCTCCTCCTCCCCGCGGGAGCGGTGCGGGCCGAGGCGGGAGAGGCGGTGGTCTACCTCCTGGAAGGGGACAAGGTCGGGCAGCGCCCTGTACGCCTCCTGGCCCAGGAAGGGGGAAAGGCGGTGGTGGAAGGCCTTCCCGAGGGGGCTAGGGTCATCTACCCCGTGCCCGAAGGGCTAAGGGACGGGGACCCGGTGGAGGTGGTGCCGTGA
- a CDS encoding TolC family protein — protein sequence MKKFLWILALLAPVLAQPLPEALKKAPEVAAVVTARLEYEMRQKDLARTLQDPLRTPLAELQARQAEALAKARLERALAQAESDIVSAYVQAREASLQVALAAKALEIAELGLKAAEVRLKGGGATSLDLLEAQNRVLEARKNLEAAKRGEESALAALANLVGPWKPEAVEALPPLPEEALVETLLQAHADLLNLRQSLELLRFQRGLLDESFAPRKDLEALEDQAKTLEENLKNLERSLRVGLEARFAQLAPLLQGVKAAEEAYRAAKERYQAEERRFQAGLTSRLGLLQQELALLQAGLSLEQAKHAYLKAYYGLLASR from the coding sequence ATGAAGAAGTTTCTATGGATCTTGGCCCTTCTGGCTCCCGTCCTGGCACAGCCCCTCCCCGAGGCCCTGAAGAAGGCCCCGGAGGTGGCGGCGGTGGTCACCGCCCGATTGGAGTACGAGATGCGGCAAAAAGACCTGGCCCGCACCCTGCAAGACCCCTTGCGCACCCCCTTGGCGGAGCTCCAGGCCCGCCAGGCGGAGGCCCTGGCCAAGGCCCGGCTGGAACGGGCCTTGGCCCAGGCGGAAAGCGACATCGTGTCCGCCTACGTCCAGGCCCGGGAGGCGAGCCTCCAGGTGGCCCTGGCGGCCAAGGCCCTAGAGATCGCCGAGCTTGGGCTTAAGGCAGCGGAGGTGCGCCTCAAAGGGGGTGGGGCCACCAGCCTGGACCTCCTCGAGGCGCAAAACCGGGTCCTGGAGGCCCGCAAGAACCTGGAAGCGGCCAAGCGGGGGGAGGAAAGCGCCCTGGCCGCCCTGGCCAACCTGGTGGGCCCCTGGAAGCCGGAGGCGGTGGAGGCGCTACCCCCCCTGCCCGAGGAGGCCCTGGTGGAAACCCTCCTCCAGGCCCACGCCGACCTCCTCAACCTAAGGCAGTCCCTGGAACTCCTCCGCTTCCAGCGGGGGCTTTTGGACGAGAGCTTCGCCCCCAGGAAGGACCTCGAGGCCCTGGAGGACCAGGCCAAGACCCTGGAGGAAAACCTCAAGAACTTAGAGCGCTCCCTCCGGGTGGGCCTAGAGGCCCGCTTCGCCCAGCTCGCCCCCCTCCTCCAAGGGGTGAAGGCGGCGGAGGAGGCGTATAGGGCGGCCAAGGAGCGCTACCAGGCGGAGGAAAGGCGCTTCCAGGCGGGGCTCACCAGCCGCCTGGGCCTCCTGCAGCAGGAGCTCGCCCTCCTCCAGGCCGGGCTTTCCCTAGAACAGGCCAAGCACGCCTACTTGAAGGCCTACTACGGCCTTCTGGCCTCGAGGTGA